Proteins from a genomic interval of Neodiprion lecontei isolate iyNeoLeco1 chromosome 2, iyNeoLeco1.1, whole genome shotgun sequence:
- the LOC107217011 gene encoding protein Wnt-1 isoform X2, with the protein MDPAIHATLRRKQRRLARENPGVLMAVARGANQAIVECQHQFRNRRWNCSTKNFLRGKNLFGKIVDKGCRETAFIYAITSAAVTHSIARACSEGSIQSCSCDYTHQSRAPSDVRDWEWGGCSDNIGYGFKFSREFVDTGERGRNLREKMNLHNNEAGRAHVSSEMRKECKCHGMSGSCTVKTCWMRLPNFRLVGDNLKDRFDGASRVMVSNSDRIRGNSNMITSNSASNSVHGHREGLGRKHRYNFQLKPYNPDHKSPGVKDLVYLEPSPAFCEKNPKLGILGTHGRQCNETSIGVDGCDLMCCGRGYKTQEVVVVERCACTFHWCCKVKCKLCRTKKTIHTCL; encoded by the exons ATGGATCCAGCGATCCATGCGACTCTCAGACGAAAGCAGAGAAGATTGGCACGAGAAAATCCTGGAGTGTTAATGGCCGTAGCAAGAGGAGCTAATCAAGCGATAGTCGAGTGTCAGCATCAGTTTAGAAATCGACGATGGAATtgttcgacgaaaaatttcctaCGTGGAAAAAATCTCTTTGGAAAAATCGTTGACAAGg GGTGCAGGGAGACCGCTTTCATCTACGCGATAACCAGCGCGGCCGTGACTCACAGCATCGCGAGGGCCTGCAGCGAAGGCAGCATCCAGTCCTGCTCCTGCGACTACACGCATCAGTCGAGAGCCCCGTCGGACGTGCGGGACTGGGAATGGGGAGGATGCTCGGACAACATCGGTTACGGGTTTAAGTTCTCGAGGGAGTTCGTGGACACCGGTGAACGGGGACGAAACCTGCGGGAGAAGATGAATCTGCACAATAACGAGGCTGGACGAGCG CACGTCTCGTCGGAGATGCGAAAGGAGTGCAAGTGCCACGGTATGTCGGGTTCGTGTACCGTGAAGACGTGTTGGATGCGCTTACCGAACTTCAGACTCGTCGGTGACAATCTGAAGGATCGATTCGACGGCGCGTCCCGAGTGATGGTCAGCAACTCGGACAGGATTCGGGGTAACAGTAACATGATAACGAGCAACTCGGCGAGTAACTCGGTCCACGGACATCGAGAGGGTCTTGGTCGCAAGCACAGGTACAACTTTCAGCTTAAGCCTTACAATCCGGATCACAAATCGCCCGGCGTTAAGGATTTGGTATACCTCGAGCCGTCCCCGGcgttttgcgaaaaaaatccaaaacttGGAATACTCGGGACTCACGGCAGACAGTGCAACGAGACGAGCATCGGCGTCGACGGTTGCGATTTGATGTGCTGCGGAAGGGGTTACAAGACGCAGGAGGTCGTGGTCGTCGAGAGATGCGCCTGCACCTTTCACTGGTGCTGCAAGGTGAAATGCAAGCTCTGCAGAACTAAGAAGACTATACACACCTGCTTGTAA
- the LOC107217011 gene encoding protein Wnt-1 isoform X1 — MKLWMLIGALAVALPVLPADISRNKNRGRGSMWWGIAKAGEPNNFPPVSPAVTHMDPAIHATLRRKQRRLARENPGVLMAVARGANQAIVECQHQFRNRRWNCSTKNFLRGKNLFGKIVDKGCRETAFIYAITSAAVTHSIARACSEGSIQSCSCDYTHQSRAPSDVRDWEWGGCSDNIGYGFKFSREFVDTGERGRNLREKMNLHNNEAGRAHVSSEMRKECKCHGMSGSCTVKTCWMRLPNFRLVGDNLKDRFDGASRVMVSNSDRIRGNSNMITSNSASNSVHGHREGLGRKHRYNFQLKPYNPDHKSPGVKDLVYLEPSPAFCEKNPKLGILGTHGRQCNETSIGVDGCDLMCCGRGYKTQEVVVVERCACTFHWCCKVKCKLCRTKKTIHTCL, encoded by the exons ATGAAACTTTGGATGTTGATCGGAGCCTTGGCAGTAGCTCTTCCAGTCCTACCCGCGGATATCAgcagaaataaaaacagaggACGCGGGTCGATGTGGTG GGGTATCGCGAAGGCTGGAGAACCGAATAACTTTCCACCAGTATCACCCGCAGTCACACATATGGATCCAGCGATCCATGCGACTCTCAGACGAAAGCAGAGAAGATTGGCACGAGAAAATCCTGGAGTGTTAATGGCCGTAGCAAGAGGAGCTAATCAAGCGATAGTCGAGTGTCAGCATCAGTTTAGAAATCGACGATGGAATtgttcgacgaaaaatttcctaCGTGGAAAAAATCTCTTTGGAAAAATCGTTGACAAGg GGTGCAGGGAGACCGCTTTCATCTACGCGATAACCAGCGCGGCCGTGACTCACAGCATCGCGAGGGCCTGCAGCGAAGGCAGCATCCAGTCCTGCTCCTGCGACTACACGCATCAGTCGAGAGCCCCGTCGGACGTGCGGGACTGGGAATGGGGAGGATGCTCGGACAACATCGGTTACGGGTTTAAGTTCTCGAGGGAGTTCGTGGACACCGGTGAACGGGGACGAAACCTGCGGGAGAAGATGAATCTGCACAATAACGAGGCTGGACGAGCG CACGTCTCGTCGGAGATGCGAAAGGAGTGCAAGTGCCACGGTATGTCGGGTTCGTGTACCGTGAAGACGTGTTGGATGCGCTTACCGAACTTCAGACTCGTCGGTGACAATCTGAAGGATCGATTCGACGGCGCGTCCCGAGTGATGGTCAGCAACTCGGACAGGATTCGGGGTAACAGTAACATGATAACGAGCAACTCGGCGAGTAACTCGGTCCACGGACATCGAGAGGGTCTTGGTCGCAAGCACAGGTACAACTTTCAGCTTAAGCCTTACAATCCGGATCACAAATCGCCCGGCGTTAAGGATTTGGTATACCTCGAGCCGTCCCCGGcgttttgcgaaaaaaatccaaaacttGGAATACTCGGGACTCACGGCAGACAGTGCAACGAGACGAGCATCGGCGTCGACGGTTGCGATTTGATGTGCTGCGGAAGGGGTTACAAGACGCAGGAGGTCGTGGTCGTCGAGAGATGCGCCTGCACCTTTCACTGGTGCTGCAAGGTGAAATGCAAGCTCTGCAGAACTAAGAAGACTATACACACCTGCTTGTAA